One genomic region from Spirulina subsalsa PCC 9445 encodes:
- a CDS encoding DUF4278 domain-containing protein codes for MELCYRGVHYQRQPLSLEVSEGELSGKYRGQSYHYRYPRHIPTLQTKPPLKYRSVAYQYCPMIQTENTLKAQLAAIAESCQQENYQKSAPVARLNLAQETAQVHLYNMRRNLEYRLQVARARGDQNLIGMLEKESRQLAL; via the coding sequence ATGGAACTATGCTATCGCGGCGTTCATTACCAACGTCAACCGTTATCTTTGGAAGTGTCTGAGGGGGAATTGTCAGGCAAATATCGCGGTCAGTCTTATCACTACCGCTATCCTAGACATATTCCGACGCTGCAAACCAAACCGCCGTTGAAATATCGGAGCGTGGCTTACCAATACTGCCCGATGATCCAAACGGAGAACACTTTAAAGGCTCAGTTGGCTGCGATCGCCGAAAGCTGTCAACAGGAAAACTACCAGAAATCTGCTCCTGTGGCTCGTCTTAATCTCGCCCAGGAAACGGCTCAAGTTCACCTCTACAATATGCGCCGCAATTTAGAGTACCGCTTACAGGTGGCGCGGGCGAGAGGGGATCAGAACTTGATCGGAATGCTGGAAAAAGAGTCCCGGCAACTTGCCCTTTAG
- a CDS encoding P-loop NTPase fold protein, which yields MAKNSPIEAVHAAIQSQNIFSKAGIVREQNVWGRGFPDVPSLNDHASDAVLKALEQVRTTDDKVTSLVITAQQGQGKTHLLNRIRRQLLQESDFTFIYANVLSYTDLNQVHVYFLRTIVDSLSRANHEGVTQWQMIASAMMNSVVKNQQSTKSFIRKFDQVHQTYLNKSQNLLDALTTKIKERKPGIDPYIIRAVIGTLSLKASSYAEKWLVGDQLEESHAKYLGLPPHSQHLNHSQEKTALSFIKQVLSLIGEYSSVLICFDELESDQYNEGGFMSHQVIAFLIKSLYDTLEQSKTGKGVVILSVMLPDTFRSIMSLPGGTPERIETFNQKKAIELTFINGTSMVELAKLYLNLFYRKKEVVPPNELYPFDEAELTQYAQTNKPTVREALRWCAENFKVAEDPLPADAKSRFEFALNRETEDDYSDDLEDNQFIGEVLRFGFSTLIGEALQGTTSTGELLKQMIVQGIEDITPKSKNNNWINFKIIVTDEGKEIKIGLMVLQNTHGLSVGAGMSRIIDYETFGFNRGCLVRSHEKKIKENWDSHAYLEFLVQKLGGEWVDLKLEDVKPLIQLYNVYQQRDYYKLEEQDILTLAKEITVENPLLREILSNPASNIDSLIQDFMDEVGVEDEQNSEDAELMNSEIVFDLPNSSDSSEIVSPTPTTPDNPQISSAVAVTPDPPTEETQTQETQTKVNAATSSKTAKRGKAKTSTAGKGKMEESSKTVESEQSESSKPSAKATSGKTKSAEKSPPPAVEQSESSKPSAKATSGKTQSVEKSTTTPAKTAKKSAKSSSQTPQTPAKTKASSQKGKSVKVEQKAPSPAAEKSPPVTPPPTPEPEKQWFEKSYSGQTIVAFHFNGERYETESWKDFLINVCILIKLNHAKDFYKVQEAVRGRKNYYFSPKPEDLNKAEKISGTNLYVETMWSANQVVTVIKKIVDLFEYPADVVAIETHE from the coding sequence ATGGCTAAAAATTCACCCATCGAAGCCGTTCACGCGGCCATTCAAAGCCAGAATATTTTTAGTAAAGCAGGCATTGTCCGAGAACAAAATGTATGGGGTCGTGGGTTTCCTGATGTTCCTTCCTTAAATGATCATGCCTCCGATGCCGTTTTAAAAGCCTTAGAACAAGTGCGCACAACCGATGATAAAGTTACCTCTTTAGTTATTACGGCACAGCAAGGACAAGGCAAAACTCATTTACTCAATCGCATTCGTCGCCAACTCTTACAAGAATCTGATTTTACTTTTATTTATGCAAATGTTCTCAGTTATACAGACTTAAATCAGGTTCATGTTTACTTTTTGCGTACAATTGTTGATAGTCTAAGTCGAGCCAATCATGAGGGAGTGACCCAGTGGCAAATGATTGCATCGGCTATGATGAATAGTGTTGTTAAAAACCAACAATCTACTAAAAGTTTTATTCGCAAATTTGACCAAGTTCATCAAACTTATTTAAACAAAAGTCAAAACCTCCTTGATGCTTTAACGACAAAAATTAAAGAACGAAAACCCGGAATTGATCCTTATATTATTCGTGCCGTAATTGGCACACTTTCGTTAAAAGCTTCGAGCTATGCGGAAAAGTGGTTAGTGGGAGATCAGCTTGAAGAATCCCACGCTAAATACTTAGGATTACCCCCTCATTCTCAACATCTGAATCACAGTCAAGAAAAAACAGCCCTCAGTTTTATTAAACAGGTTCTTAGTTTAATTGGTGAGTACAGTTCCGTTCTCATTTGTTTTGATGAACTAGAAAGTGATCAATATAATGAGGGTGGGTTTATGTCTCACCAAGTCATCGCCTTTTTAATTAAATCCTTATACGACACATTAGAACAGTCTAAAACCGGAAAAGGGGTCGTTATTTTATCCGTAATGTTACCCGATACGTTCCGCAGTATCATGAGTTTGCCCGGAGGCACTCCCGAAAGAATCGAAACCTTCAACCAGAAAAAGGCGATAGAGTTAACGTTTATTAATGGGACATCAATGGTTGAGCTAGCTAAACTCTATCTTAACCTATTTTACAGAAAAAAAGAAGTTGTTCCGCCTAATGAACTATATCCCTTTGATGAAGCTGAACTAACACAATATGCACAAACGAACAAGCCAACCGTTAGAGAAGCATTGCGTTGGTGTGCGGAGAACTTCAAAGTGGCAGAAGATCCCTTACCTGCGGACGCAAAAAGCCGCTTTGAGTTTGCTTTAAATCGGGAAACAGAGGATGATTATAGCGACGATCTCGAAGATAATCAGTTTATTGGTGAGGTTCTACGATTTGGCTTTAGTACCCTGATTGGGGAAGCTCTACAAGGTACAACATCAACCGGAGAATTGCTCAAACAAATGATAGTGCAGGGGATTGAAGACATTACTCCTAAATCAAAAAATAATAACTGGATTAACTTTAAAATTATTGTCACAGATGAAGGGAAAGAAATTAAAATTGGTCTGATGGTATTGCAAAATACTCACGGTTTATCTGTCGGTGCAGGAATGAGTCGGATTATTGACTATGAAACCTTTGGGTTTAATCGCGGGTGTTTAGTTCGTTCCCATGAGAAAAAAATTAAGGAAAATTGGGATTCTCATGCTTATTTAGAATTCCTTGTCCAAAAACTGGGGGGGGAATGGGTAGACTTGAAACTAGAAGACGTTAAACCACTCATTCAGCTTTATAATGTTTATCAACAGCGTGACTATTACAAGCTGGAAGAACAAGATATTTTGACCCTGGCGAAAGAAATCACTGTCGAGAATCCTTTGTTGCGGGAAATTCTGAGTAATCCTGCCAGTAATATTGACTCCTTAATTCAAGATTTTATGGATGAGGTTGGTGTGGAGGATGAGCAGAATTCAGAGGATGCTGAGTTAATGAACAGTGAGATTGTTTTTGATCTCCCCAATAGTTCAGATAGCAGTGAAATAGTGTCACCTACTCCCACAACACCAGATAATCCACAAATAAGTTCAGCCGTTGCTGTTACCCCAGATCCTCCCACAGAAGAAACCCAAACCCAAGAAACCCAGACAAAAGTTAATGCGGCTACGTCATCTAAGACCGCAAAAAGGGGTAAAGCTAAAACATCGACTGCTGGGAAAGGAAAGATGGAGGAATCATCTAAAACAGTAGAATCTGAGCAATCCGAGAGTTCTAAGCCATCCGCTAAAGCCACATCGGGGAAAACAAAATCTGCGGAAAAATCCCCACCCCCAGCCGTTGAGCAATCCGAGAGTTCTAAGCCATCCGCTAAAGCCACATCAGGGAAAACCCAATCTGTGGAAAAATCCACCACAACACCTGCTAAGACGGCTAAAAAGTCGGCAAAATCTTCATCACAAACACCCCAGACTCCTGCTAAAACGAAAGCATCGAGTCAGAAAGGAAAATCTGTCAAAGTTGAACAAAAAGCGCCCTCTCCTGCGGCAGAAAAAAGTCCACCTGTCACCCCTCCCCCCACACCAGAACCGGAAAAACAATGGTTTGAGAAAAGCTACTCTGGTCAAACAATTGTCGCTTTTCATTTCAATGGAGAACGGTATGAAACGGAGTCTTGGAAAGACTTTCTAATCAATGTCTGTATTTTGATTAAACTGAACCACGCCAAAGACTTTTATAAAGTTCAAGAAGCGGTAAGGGGAAGGAAAAATTATTACTTTAGTCCCAAGCCAGAAGATTTGAATAAAGCGGAAAAAATATCTGGGACGAATCTTTATGTTGAGACGATGTGGAGTGCTAATCAAGTGGTTACAGTGATCAAAAAAATAGTTGACTTATTTGAATATCCTGCGGATGTCGTTGCCATAGAAACCCATGAATAG
- a CDS encoding oxygenase MpaB family protein, giving the protein MPLTQRFNRLKLIQKLDPTQDYEQIYHFLTGYEFSWDINKALELALMKTFCVPSISKILDKTGEFHHHGQKRYDDTALIVSRMVKYGYLLGEGKAALQRMNQIHQHFLIKNEDYLYVLSGFIYEPIRWIERFGWRPLCETEKLAMYYFWCAVGQEMGIKDIPENYALFEQYNQSYEQQYFRYCAANARVGESTVQIFLHWFPAVFRPALRPLIYAMFDESMLEAFGLPSLPAYQRSIVTNTLKWRGYLLRYFPPRQRPDFYLDRQHLSYPGGHTLKDVGPLAMLEELNRE; this is encoded by the coding sequence ATGCCTCTAACTCAGCGTTTCAATCGTTTAAAATTGATTCAAAAACTAGACCCAACTCAAGATTATGAGCAAATCTATCATTTCTTGACGGGCTATGAGTTCTCCTGGGATATTAATAAAGCCTTAGAACTAGCATTGATGAAAACTTTTTGTGTACCCAGTATTAGCAAAATTCTTGATAAAACTGGAGAGTTTCATCACCACGGACAAAAACGTTATGATGATACAGCTTTAATCGTTTCTCGTATGGTTAAGTACGGGTATCTGCTAGGAGAAGGCAAAGCGGCACTCCAACGGATGAATCAAATTCATCAGCATTTTTTGATCAAAAATGAGGATTATTTATATGTTTTGTCTGGTTTTATTTATGAGCCGATTCGCTGGATTGAGCGTTTTGGCTGGCGGCCTCTTTGCGAAACGGAAAAGTTAGCGATGTATTACTTTTGGTGTGCTGTGGGTCAAGAAATGGGGATAAAAGATATCCCCGAAAATTACGCCTTATTTGAGCAGTATAATCAAAGCTATGAACAGCAATATTTCCGCTATTGTGCGGCTAATGCTAGGGTCGGAGAATCAACGGTTCAAATCTTTCTCCATTGGTTCCCTGCTGTGTTTAGACCTGCTCTCAGACCCTTGATTTATGCGATGTTCGATGAGTCTATGCTGGAGGCCTTTGGTTTGCCTTCTCTCCCCGCTTATCAGCGTTCTATCGTGACTAACACGCTTAAATGGCGAGGATATCTACTCCGCTATTTTCCCCCTCGGCAACGACCGGATTTTTATCTAGACCGCCAACATCTCAGTTATCCCGGGGGCCACACCTTAAAGGATGTCGGACCGTTGGCTATGCTGGAGGAGTTGAATCGGGAATAG
- a CDS encoding M48 family metallopeptidase — MQFDYHVVFSPKRKKLTITVERDRSIIVKAPTGTCPDKIKKIVESRKQWLYEKTRHPQKYRPPLHPPAKELVNGESLLYLGKSYRLELVDTVDYIELVNNCFFVPKHQSKRRGEIFREWYIEQAKLIIFPRVQHYAECLGVSYNQAKITDSKYRWGSCTLKNNVTFNWRLVKAPMFVINYVVIHELTHFLEPNHTPRFWGIIRSQTPHTEKARNWLKVHGTLLDETL, encoded by the coding sequence ATGCAGTTTGATTATCACGTCGTTTTCTCTCCAAAACGCAAAAAATTAACCATTACTGTTGAGCGTGATCGTTCGATTATTGTTAAAGCACCTACTGGAACTTGTCCAGATAAAATTAAGAAGATCGTCGAGTCTCGCAAGCAGTGGCTTTATGAAAAAACCCGTCACCCCCAGAAGTATCGCCCCCCGCTTCACCCTCCCGCTAAGGAACTGGTTAACGGAGAATCATTGTTATATTTGGGAAAAAGTTACCGTTTAGAGCTAGTTGATACGGTGGATTACATTGAACTGGTCAACAATTGTTTTTTTGTTCCAAAGCATCAGTCTAAACGGCGGGGAGAAATCTTTCGAGAATGGTATATTGAACAGGCAAAACTGATTATTTTTCCTCGGGTTCAGCATTACGCCGAATGTCTCGGAGTTTCCTACAATCAAGCAAAAATCACTGATAGCAAATATCGCTGGGGGTCTTGTACCCTGAAAAACAACGTAACTTTCAATTGGCGACTGGTTAAAGCTCCCATGTTTGTCATCAACTATGTAGTCATCCACGAGTTAACCCATTTTTTGGAACCCAACCACACGCCCCGCTTTTGGGGCATTATTCGCTCCCAGACACCCCACACAGAAAAAGCAAGGAACTGGCTTAAAGTACACGGCACTTTGTTGGATGAGACACTGTGA
- a CDS encoding DMT family transporter, with amino-acid sequence MTPRNPRILAYSYAIVGVSIMAGLGVFVKQINAPVSLIVLARFYLGFLFFLIYLLITRKIQLIQPFQKSFLPLILGGLSWAGLMFSYTQAILFTSLSYAVFLLYLAPFIATAIAFFWLKEKLTLSQSLALIIAFLGFIFILDFDPTQGGQNLIGSLWGLLSALAYASFVIINRKIPNHCLSQTRIFYQFLFTNLFLLPLWLEFKLQFLTLSNTFWLVGVGFFHGFLAITLMITAVRYLKTSEYGVISYVEPLLAALLGFLLYRESLSLLQAIGGLLILGCGVSQVFLTKPS; translated from the coding sequence ATGACCCCTAGAAATCCCCGAATTCTCGCCTACAGTTACGCCATTGTCGGCGTTAGTATTATGGCAGGCTTAGGCGTATTTGTTAAACAAATTAACGCCCCCGTTTCCCTTATTGTCCTAGCGCGATTTTACCTCGGCTTCTTATTCTTCCTCATTTATTTACTCATCACCCGTAAAATCCAACTCATCCAACCCTTTCAAAAATCCTTTCTTCCCCTCATCTTAGGCGGACTAAGTTGGGCAGGCTTGATGTTTTCCTACACCCAAGCCATCCTTTTTACCTCCCTTAGTTACGCCGTATTTCTTCTTTATCTTGCCCCCTTTATTGCCACCGCCATAGCCTTTTTCTGGCTCAAAGAAAAACTCACCCTCTCTCAAAGCCTCGCCCTCATTATTGCCTTCCTCGGGTTTATTTTTATCCTCGATTTCGACCCCACCCAAGGCGGACAAAACCTCATCGGCTCCTTGTGGGGACTCCTATCCGCCCTTGCCTATGCTAGTTTTGTGATCATCAATCGCAAAATCCCCAACCATTGCTTATCCCAGACCCGAATTTTCTATCAGTTTCTCTTTACTAACCTCTTCCTCCTCCCCTTGTGGCTAGAATTTAAGCTACAATTTCTCACCCTGAGTAATACCTTCTGGTTAGTCGGAGTTGGCTTTTTTCATGGCTTCCTAGCCATCACCTTAATGATTACCGCCGTTCGCTATTTAAAAACCTCAGAATATGGGGTTATTTCCTATGTAGAACCCCTCCTTGCTGCCCTCCTTGGATTTCTCCTCTACCGTGAAAGTCTTTCCCTATTACAAGCCATTGGAGGCCTTTTAATTTTAGGCTGTGGCGTGAGTCAAGTATTCTTGACTAAACCTTCTTAA
- a CDS encoding nicotinate phosphoribosyltransferase — protein MITQTLLPQTPDLTLQPKDYSLFTDLYQLTMSACYVGEGIAQQPASFELFTRRLPEGFGYLIAMGLTQALEYLEQLQFTPGQIGALQETGIFAQAPSEFWHLLESARFTGDVWAVPEGMAVFAHEPLLRIEAPLWQAQWVETYLLNAINYQTLIATRAARLRDIAGEDAHLLEFGTRRAFSPQGALWAARAALAGGLDATSNVLAALQLGEKPVGTMAHALVMAVKALAGSEDEAFTAFQRYFPEAALLVDTYDPVAAVERLGEQVRAGERQLRGVRLDSGDLVALSQQVRSQLPQVKIFASGDLDEWEIQRLQGEGACMDGYGFGTRLVTGDPVNGVYKLVEIGGIPTMKQSRGKATYPGKKQVFRRVGEEMSDRLGLAGEQPLEGEIPLLRCVMKGGERWLETESLGEIRDRTRQSVQSLPPQTRQLNHPTPPPVLISQPLQALQQTLAQ, from the coding sequence ATGATCACTCAAACCTTGCTCCCTCAAACTCCAGACTTAACCTTACAGCCCAAGGACTACAGTCTGTTTACGGATCTTTATCAACTGACCATGAGCGCTTGTTATGTTGGGGAAGGCATCGCCCAACAGCCAGCGAGTTTTGAACTGTTTACCCGACGATTGCCCGAGGGGTTTGGGTATTTAATCGCTATGGGACTCACTCAGGCGCTAGAGTACCTAGAGCAACTCCAGTTCACCCCCGGACAGATTGGGGCGCTACAGGAAACGGGAATTTTTGCTCAAGCGCCCTCGGAGTTTTGGCATTTGTTGGAGTCGGCGCGTTTTACGGGGGATGTGTGGGCGGTACCGGAAGGGATGGCGGTTTTTGCTCATGAACCTCTGTTACGCATTGAGGCTCCCCTGTGGCAGGCGCAATGGGTGGAAACCTATCTGCTCAATGCTATCAATTATCAAACTCTAATCGCGACCAGAGCGGCGCGTTTACGGGATATAGCGGGGGAGGATGCCCATTTGTTGGAATTTGGCACTCGGCGGGCTTTTAGCCCTCAAGGGGCGCTCTGGGCGGCACGGGCGGCTTTAGCGGGGGGATTAGATGCTACGTCCAATGTGTTGGCGGCCTTGCAGTTGGGGGAAAAACCGGTGGGAACGATGGCTCATGCTTTGGTTATGGCGGTGAAGGCGCTGGCGGGGTCGGAAGATGAGGCGTTTACAGCGTTTCAGCGTTATTTCCCCGAGGCGGCGCTGTTGGTGGATACTTATGATCCGGTGGCGGCGGTGGAACGCTTGGGGGAACAGGTGCGGGCGGGGGAACGACAGTTAAGGGGGGTGCGGTTGGATTCGGGGGATTTGGTAGCGTTATCTCAACAGGTGCGATCGCAGTTACCCCAGGTGAAAATCTTCGCCAGTGGGGATCTCGATGAGTGGGAAATCCAGCGCCTACAAGGGGAGGGAGCCTGTATGGATGGCTACGGATTCGGCACCCGCTTAGTCACTGGGGACCCGGTGAATGGGGTGTATAAGTTGGTGGAGATTGGGGGCATTCCGACTATGAAACAATCGAGGGGGAAGGCCACCTATCCCGGCAAAAAACAGGTTTTTCGGCGCGTTGGGGAGGAAATGAGCGATCGCCTAGGTCTGGCCGGGGAACAGCCCCTAGAGGGGGAAATTCCCCTATTACGTTGTGTGATGAAGGGGGGGGAGCGTTGGTTAGAAACAGAGTCTTTAGGGGAGATTCGCGATCGCACCCGTCAATCCGTGCAGAGTTTACCCCCCCAAACGCGCCAACTGAATCATCCCACACCTCCCCCTGTCCTCATTTCCCAACCGTTACAAGCGTTACAGCAAACCCTTGCTCAATGA
- a CDS encoding DUF1802 family protein, which produces MNSSILSETISLGFCAFDLDIEALLAQQLIALPAKKSLRSGQRFALIPVFSGDLIERNYYHPNSLNFSPSSHLQNLTDPIQIKGWVECKNCELVNASDLDTLAQATLWTPQGLQEHLQDRPHLFLAYFRVYELPEVLEIPTLGDVREALGDFVPLGDKIATPRSHPILTDDIFQQRCQQLQQREPAPLPEILPPAPPEPPEPPSPPPEEQNTPTPPPPPPILEERDWKERIAETGNSSQGHEFEKLVRQSLLFLGFRNTNPTPKANLDPNSTGGAGGIDFYADFPYSIVGECKATQQESVPNKVTSQLIHLGVTHLGQKQFEQSLKLICAAGKLTRDAEQAAKEHKMNVIRPETLENLVTLKAQYPGSVDLWKFRKCLEKEPFGEMSDEKIQGYIEEVWTSLKIRLHLVQLIQEINEPAGLEYIRGKYDSSDPPQSLSEAELKDILIELSSPLIGYLGWEKTADGRKRFYLLRSLDEDYLG; this is translated from the coding sequence ATGAATAGTTCAATACTTTCTGAAACCATTTCATTAGGATTTTGTGCTTTTGATCTTGATATTGAAGCACTGTTAGCACAACAATTGATTGCACTCCCGGCGAAAAAGTCCCTGAGAAGTGGTCAACGCTTTGCGTTAATTCCGGTTTTTTCGGGGGACTTAATTGAGCGCAATTACTATCACCCTAACTCGCTGAATTTTTCCCCATCTTCCCATCTCCAAAACTTGACAGATCCTATTCAGATTAAAGGGTGGGTTGAGTGTAAAAATTGTGAACTGGTGAACGCTTCTGATCTCGATACTCTCGCTCAAGCTACTCTTTGGACTCCCCAAGGATTGCAGGAACATTTGCAAGATCGCCCCCATTTATTCTTGGCTTATTTCCGGGTGTATGAACTGCCGGAAGTGCTGGAAATTCCCACGTTGGGGGATGTGCGGGAGGCCCTGGGGGATTTTGTGCCCTTGGGGGATAAGATCGCCACTCCCCGCAGTCACCCCATCCTAACCGACGACATCTTTCAACAACGCTGTCAACAACTGCAACAACGAGAACCTGCACCCCTCCCAGAAATCCTTCCCCCTGCCCCTCCAGAGCCACCAGAACCCCCCTCTCCCCCCCCAGAAGAGCAAAACACCCCAACCCCTCCCCCTCCCCCTCCTATTTTGGAGGAACGGGACTGGAAAGAGCGCATCGCTGAAACAGGCAACTCTAGCCAAGGTCATGAGTTTGAAAAATTAGTGCGTCAAAGTCTATTATTTTTAGGGTTTCGCAACACCAACCCCACCCCAAAAGCTAACTTAGATCCCAACAGTACCGGAGGCGCTGGCGGTATTGATTTCTATGCTGATTTTCCCTACTCTATTGTGGGAGAATGTAAGGCAACGCAACAAGAAAGTGTACCGAACAAAGTCACATCCCAACTGATTCATTTAGGGGTCACTCATTTAGGACAAAAACAATTTGAGCAGAGCTTAAAATTGATCTGTGCCGCAGGCAAGTTAACCCGTGACGCAGAACAAGCGGCTAAAGAGCATAAAATGAATGTGATTCGACCAGAAACGCTGGAAAATTTGGTGACACTAAAGGCACAATATCCCGGTTCTGTTGATTTATGGAAGTTTAGAAAATGTTTGGAAAAAGAACCTTTTGGAGAAATGTCTGATGAAAAAATTCAAGGATACATTGAGGAGGTGTGGACGAGCTTAAAAATTCGCCTGCATTTAGTGCAATTAATCCAAGAGATTAACGAGCCTGCTGGGTTAGAATATATTCGGGGAAAATATGATAGTTCTGATCCTCCTCAGTCTCTGAGTGAAGCGGAATTAAAAGACATCTTAATTGAATTAAGCTCTCCGCTCATTGGCTATTTAGGATGGGAAAAAACAGCCGATGGGAGAAAGCGGTTTTATTTGTTGCGTAGTCTTGATGAGGATTACCTGGGTTAA
- the dnaN gene encoding DNA polymerase III subunit beta produces the protein MKLVCSQSDLNTNLSLVSRAVPSRPTHPVLGNVLLIADEDTQKVSLRGFDLSLGIQTSFPAEVSEGGIITLPAKTLGDIISKLPEGEITLAQAQETEEEGENTIITLTSTSGSYKLRSMDAEEFPDLPMVEEGESICLPAQALAEGLKSTIFAASTEETKQVLTGVHVTLGQDAIEFAATDGHRLAVVETPNEESTETVEAGDKLEVTIPARTLRELERILNSRNNSDSVVLQFDESQIVFELGNQRITSRKLEGAYPAYRQLIPQQFGNQINVNRRQFQSALERISVLADSKNNVVRCVIDNENQQLFLSVESQDLGSGRESMSAQITSSNPPEIAFNVKYLMDGLKALSSEEICIHLNAPTQPVIFTPLSGLKMTYLAMPVQLRE, from the coding sequence ATGAAACTCGTTTGTAGCCAAAGTGACCTGAACACAAATCTTTCCTTAGTGAGTCGTGCTGTTCCCTCCCGTCCGACTCACCCCGTTTTAGGAAATGTCCTCTTGATTGCCGATGAAGACACCCAAAAAGTTAGCTTAAGAGGATTTGACTTAAGTTTAGGGATTCAAACCAGTTTCCCGGCTGAAGTAAGCGAAGGAGGAATAATTACCCTCCCCGCTAAAACCTTGGGTGATATTATCTCGAAATTACCGGAAGGAGAAATTACTCTCGCTCAAGCTCAAGAGACAGAAGAAGAGGGAGAAAATACGATTATTACCTTAACTTCTACCTCGGGCAGTTATAAATTACGCAGCATGGACGCCGAGGAATTTCCTGACTTACCAATGGTTGAAGAGGGGGAATCCATTTGCTTACCTGCACAAGCCTTAGCTGAGGGGTTGAAGTCTACAATTTTTGCAGCTAGCACCGAAGAAACTAAACAAGTGTTAACGGGAGTTCATGTTACGTTAGGGCAAGATGCTATTGAATTTGCTGCCACCGATGGCCACCGTTTAGCTGTGGTTGAAACGCCGAATGAAGAGAGTACAGAAACGGTTGAAGCGGGGGATAAATTAGAGGTAACAATTCCCGCGAGAACGTTAAGAGAATTAGAACGAATTTTAAACTCGCGCAATAATAGCGATTCTGTTGTTCTACAGTTTGATGAAAGCCAGATTGTTTTTGAGCTAGGAAATCAACGCATTACGAGCCGGAAATTAGAGGGAGCTTACCCGGCGTATCGGCAGTTAATTCCTCAACAATTTGGCAATCAGATTAATGTAAACCGTCGTCAATTCCAGAGTGCTTTAGAGAGAATTTCTGTGTTAGCAGATTCTAAAAATAATGTTGTGCGCTGTGTGATTGACAATGAAAATCAGCAATTATTTTTGTCGGTTGAGTCTCAGGATTTAGGCAGTGGACGAGAGTCTATGTCTGCGCAAATTACCAGCAGCAATCCCCCAGAAATTGCTTTTAATGTTAAATATTTGATGGATGGTTTAAAGGCACTTTCGAGCGAGGAGATTTGCATTCATCTGAATGCACCGACTCAGCCTGTGATTTTTACCCCTCTGAGTGGGTTGAAAATGACCTATTTGGCAATGCCTGTTCAATTACGGGAGTAA
- the murG gene encoding undecaprenyldiphospho-muramoylpentapeptide beta-N-acetylglucosaminyltransferase, producing the protein MRLLIAASGTGGHLFPALAVAQRLPQAEINWLGVPNRLEQTLVPQTYPLHLIPIEGFQQRFSLKTLRIFWQQMRSIWQVKKLLKTLQIEAVFTTGGYIAAPAILAAKLQGIPVILHESNAIPGKVTRLLAPLCHTVAIGFQNTARFLPPAKTRWVSTPVRDSFLTPQSLDFPIPPEAPLIVVMGGSQGAVALNRFVRLCAESWLKAGAYIVHLTGEQDPDVESFQHPHYFPRPFYNNMAGLLQRANLAISRAGAGTLTELAVTQTPAILIPYPYAAEDHQYYNAIAFEETGAAQVYRQKDLTPEHLEQQVLDLLKTPQQLTQMAQQAAQLAVLDSAEQLVQLLTSLQSP; encoded by the coding sequence ATGCGTTTACTCATTGCCGCTAGTGGCACCGGAGGCCATCTTTTCCCCGCGTTAGCCGTTGCACAACGCCTCCCCCAAGCCGAAATCAACTGGTTAGGTGTTCCCAACCGTTTAGAACAAACCCTCGTTCCCCAAACCTATCCCCTCCACCTCATCCCCATTGAAGGGTTTCAACAGCGTTTCAGCCTGAAAACCCTGCGCATCTTCTGGCAACAAATGCGCTCCATCTGGCAAGTGAAAAAACTGCTCAAAACCCTGCAAATTGAGGCCGTATTCACCACCGGAGGCTATATCGCCGCCCCCGCTATCCTTGCCGCCAAACTCCAAGGAATCCCCGTCATTCTCCACGAATCCAACGCCATCCCCGGCAAAGTCACCCGCTTACTTGCTCCCCTCTGCCACACCGTCGCCATTGGGTTTCAGAATACCGCCCGTTTCCTCCCCCCCGCTAAAACGCGCTGGGTCAGTACTCCTGTTCGAGATAGCTTTCTGACTCCCCAATCTCTCGACTTTCCCATCCCCCCAGAAGCCCCTCTCATCGTCGTCATGGGGGGTTCTCAGGGAGCCGTTGCCCTGAATCGTTTTGTCCGTCTCTGTGCCGAATCTTGGCTAAAAGCCGGGGCTTACATCGTCCATTTAACCGGAGAACAAGACCCAGACGTTGAGAGTTTCCAACATCCCCATTATTTCCCTCGACCGTTTTATAATAATATGGCCGGACTGTTGCAACGGGCGAACTTAGCCATCAGTCGGGCTGGGGCGGGGACTTTAACCGAATTAGCGGTTACTCAAACCCCTGCCATTTTAATTCCCTATCCCTACGCTGCCGAAGATCATCAATATTACAATGCGATCGCCTTTGAAGAAACAGGAGCCGCCCAAGTCTACCGCCAAAAAGACTTAACCCCCGAACACCTAGAACAACAAGTTCTAGACCTCCTCAAAACCCCCCAGCAATTAACCCAAATGGCACAACAGGCCGCCCAATTAGCCGTATTAGACAGCGCAGAACAACTTGTGCAGTTACTCACCTCTCTTCAATCCCCTTAA